CGAGATGCTTTAAAAAGCTTTTCCTTTTCCTCGTGCAAACTTCAACAATCAAGACCCTCACTACGAGCAACCCTCGCCCGTCACCAACCACGACCCCTCCCACCAAGCACCACAACGCATACAAAAACGCATACAAACACCAAAACTTATAAATAACTGGCACGTGGCCAACACCTTCATGGCCTTCTTTTCCATCGCAGAAGTCATCGACGCCCTCATCATGACAGCCATCCTGGGCTTTCTCTTCCAGGACGCGTTCCGCTACCGAACCACCCACGACTACCTCGCCCACACCAGAAAAACAGCATCTTGGAACGACTTCCTCTTCGCCGCCGCCATCATCGCGCCCAGCATCATCCTCCACGAACTCGGCCACAAATTCACCGCCATCGCCTTCGGCCACCACGCCACGTTTTTTGGCGCTTGCACCATCCAACAAGGCATCTCCGGCCTCACCTCCTTCCCCTGCTTCCTCATGGCAGCAGCGATCGCAATGAAACTTGCAGGGGCAAGCATCCTCTTCTTCATCCCCGCCTACGTCGCGTACACCTCCCAAGCAACCCCTCTCCAAAGCGCCCTTATCGCCCTTGCAGGCCCCCTCGTCAACCTCCTCCTCTGGACAACACCCCAACTCCTCCTCCGCTACAACCCTTCCTGGTGGCATAGCCTACAACCAAAAACCCAGCAAGG
The sequence above is drawn from the Candidatus Woesearchaeota archaeon genome and encodes:
- a CDS encoding M50 family peptidase, whose product is MAFFSIAEVIDALIMTAILGFLFQDAFRYRTTHDYLAHTRKTASWNDFLFAAAIIAPSIILHELGHKFTAIAFGHHATFFGACTIQQGISGLTSFPCFLMAAAIAMKLAGASILFFIPAYVAYTSQATPLQSALIALAGPLVNLLLWTTPQLLLRYNPSWWHSLQPKTQQGLILLARINLFLFVFNILPIPGFDGYWVLTNLFKLVLSA